Proteins from one Mycobacterium sp. SMC-2 genomic window:
- a CDS encoding MarR family transcriptional regulator — protein sequence MAASRPRKRDPIAAARDNWERSGWADVAPGMVAVTSVMRAHQILLARVETALRPYDLSFSRYELLRLLAFSRTGALPITKASDRLQVHVTSVTHAIRRLEADGLVQRVPHPTDGRTTLVQITDLGRSTVEDATVTLNEQVFADIGMSAAESEALVSSIETLRRNAGDF from the coding sequence GTGGCTGCCTCACGACCGCGCAAGCGTGACCCGATCGCCGCGGCGCGCGACAACTGGGAGCGGTCCGGTTGGGCCGACGTGGCGCCGGGAATGGTCGCGGTGACGTCGGTGATGCGCGCGCATCAGATCCTGCTGGCGCGCGTCGAGACGGCGTTGCGCCCCTACGACCTGAGCTTCTCCCGCTACGAGTTGCTGCGGCTGCTGGCGTTCAGCCGCACCGGCGCGCTGCCGATCACCAAGGCGTCCGACCGGCTGCAGGTCCATGTCACCAGCGTGACCCACGCGATCCGCCGGCTGGAGGCGGACGGACTGGTGCAGCGGGTGCCGCACCCCACCGACGGGCGCACCACGCTGGTGCAGATCACCGACCTGGGCCGCTCCACCGTCGAGGACGCCACCGTCACGCTCAACGAGCAGGTGTTCGCCGACATCGGGATGTCCGCCGCCGAATCGGAAGCCTTGGTGTCATCCATCGAAACGCTGCGGCGCAACGCCGGCGACTTCTAA
- a CDS encoding thiamine pyrophosphate-binding protein, with the protein MSGRYRVVDHIVGHLATLGVDHVFGVDGANIEDLYDAAHFEPEITAVLAKHEFSAATMADGYSRSGAGLGVVAATSGGAALNLVAGLGESFASRVPVLALVGQAATTMDGRGSFQDTSGRNGSLDARALFSAVSVWCERVLAPADIVSALPRAVAAARTGGPAVLLLPKDIQQARIAVADRAGHANGYSAPIGNPYPIAAELRRATGQVTIIAGEQVGRDDARVELEHLRALLRARVATVPDAKDVAGTPGFGSSSALGVTGVMGHPSVAEAVAASSVCLIVGTRLALTARAGLDDALAGVRTVSIGSTRPHLPCTHVHTDDLRGSLRLLTQALRGHGRPNGLRVPDVVRRTELMPPPCPGPGVRYRDAMAVLDRALPDGADIVVDAGNTGAAAIHYLPARRGGRFVAALGMGGMGYSFGAGIGMAFGRANGPRPGGRTVVIAGDGAFFMHGLEVHTAVQYRLPVTFILFNNNAHAMCVTRERLFYGDRYSYNRFRPSALGTGLAAMFPGLMSVDVRDPAELAAALGAALDIEGPAVVSVECAADEIPPFAPFLAAMSGNAAVTEQISAAKENRANVAASA; encoded by the coding sequence ATGTCCGGCAGGTACCGGGTGGTCGACCACATCGTCGGGCACCTCGCGACGCTCGGGGTCGACCACGTCTTCGGCGTCGACGGCGCCAACATCGAGGATCTTTACGACGCCGCGCACTTTGAGCCCGAGATCACCGCGGTGCTGGCCAAGCACGAGTTCTCGGCGGCCACCATGGCCGACGGGTACAGCCGCAGCGGCGCCGGGCTCGGGGTGGTGGCGGCCACGTCCGGCGGCGCAGCGCTGAACCTCGTCGCCGGCCTGGGCGAGTCGTTCGCGAGCCGGGTTCCGGTGCTGGCCCTGGTCGGCCAGGCCGCGACCACGATGGACGGCCGGGGCAGTTTCCAGGACACCAGCGGGCGCAACGGATCGCTGGACGCCCGGGCGCTGTTTTCGGCGGTGTCGGTGTGGTGCGAGCGGGTGCTGGCCCCAGCCGACATCGTCTCGGCGTTGCCCCGGGCCGTCGCGGCTGCGCGCACCGGCGGCCCGGCGGTGTTGTTGCTGCCCAAGGACATTCAGCAGGCGCGCATCGCCGTGGCTGACCGCGCGGGGCATGCGAACGGTTACAGCGCGCCGATCGGCAACCCGTATCCCATCGCCGCCGAACTGCGCCGCGCAACCGGTCAGGTCACCATCATCGCCGGCGAGCAGGTGGGGCGCGACGACGCCCGGGTGGAGCTCGAGCACCTGCGCGCCCTGCTGCGCGCCCGGGTGGCCACCGTCCCCGACGCCAAAGACGTCGCCGGGACACCGGGTTTCGGATCGTCTTCGGCGCTCGGGGTGACCGGCGTCATGGGCCACCCGAGCGTGGCCGAAGCGGTGGCCGCCAGCTCCGTGTGCCTCATCGTCGGCACCCGGCTGGCGCTGACCGCGCGCGCGGGCCTGGACGACGCCCTGGCGGGCGTGCGAACCGTGTCGATCGGGTCGACGCGGCCCCATCTGCCCTGCACCCATGTGCACACCGACGACCTGCGTGGCTCGCTGCGCCTGCTGACCCAGGCGCTGCGCGGTCACGGACGGCCGAACGGCCTGCGGGTGCCCGACGTGGTGCGGCGCACCGAGCTGATGCCGCCGCCCTGCCCCGGGCCGGGGGTGCGGTATCGCGACGCCATGGCGGTGCTGGACCGTGCGCTGCCCGACGGGGCCGACATCGTGGTCGACGCCGGCAACACTGGCGCGGCCGCGATCCACTACCTGCCGGCGCGGCGCGGCGGCAGGTTCGTGGCCGCGCTCGGCATGGGCGGCATGGGTTATAGCTTCGGGGCCGGGATCGGGATGGCGTTCGGGCGCGCGAACGGCCCCCGGCCGGGCGGCCGCACCGTGGTGATCGCCGGGGACGGCGCCTTCTTCATGCACGGCCTGGAGGTGCACACGGCCGTGCAATACCGGCTTCCCGTGACGTTCATCTTGTTCAACAACAACGCCCACGCCATGTGCGTGACCCGCGAGCGGCTGTTTTACGGCGACCGGTACAGCTACAACCGATTCCGGCCCAGCGCGCTGGGAACCGGTCTGGCGGCGATGTTTCCCGGGCTGATGTCGGTCGACGTCCGCGACCCGGCCGAGCTTGCGGCCGCACTTGGGGCGGCGCTGGACATCGAAGGCCCGGCGGTGGTCAGCGTCGAGTGCGCCGCCGACGAAATCCCGCCCTTCGCACCATTTCTCGCCGCGATGTCAGGCAACGCTGCTGTCACAGAACAAATTTCGGCCGCAAAGGAGAACAGGGCAAATGTCGCTGCCAGCGCTTGA
- a CDS encoding class I SAM-dependent methyltransferase, giving the protein MTRRNPLFPYVYRFGQPVFDRLFYHRYRRAALSNATGRLLMLGLGPGTDLRFLPAAVTSVAAVEPEAPFRRMASRLAGRHGIAVDIVEGSGESIPFCDNSFDSVHIGLVLCSVNDVAATLGEIRRVLAPGGRLVVLEHVRGDGAMGRFQDLVAKPWSWLAAGCEPNRRTLDSIAAAGFDTTTLRTIPRTPVPFPCKPHLQGFATLTGR; this is encoded by the coding sequence GTGACGCGCCGTAATCCCTTGTTCCCGTACGTGTACCGGTTCGGTCAGCCGGTCTTTGACCGGCTGTTCTATCACCGGTATCGCCGCGCGGCGCTCAGCAACGCAACCGGCCGGCTGCTGATGCTCGGCCTGGGTCCGGGCACCGACCTGAGGTTCCTGCCCGCCGCGGTGACGTCGGTCGCCGCCGTGGAGCCGGAGGCGCCGTTCCGGCGGATGGCGTCCCGGCTCGCCGGTCGCCACGGCATCGCCGTCGACATCGTGGAGGGCAGTGGCGAGTCGATTCCATTCTGCGACAACAGCTTTGACTCGGTACACATCGGCCTGGTGTTGTGTTCGGTCAACGACGTGGCCGCCACCCTCGGTGAGATCCGCCGGGTGCTGGCACCGGGCGGCAGGCTGGTGGTGCTCGAGCACGTGCGCGGGGACGGCGCGATGGGCCGGTTCCAGGACCTGGTCGCCAAACCGTGGTCGTGGCTTGCCGCCGGTTGCGAGCCGAACCGGCGAACCCTGGATTCCATCGCCGCGGCCGGGTTCGACACCACGACGCTGCGCACCATCCCGCGCACCCCGGTCCCGTTCCCGTGCAAGCCTCATTTGCAAGGGTTCGCCACCCTCACTGGACGCTGA
- the mmsB gene encoding 3-hydroxyisobutyrate dehydrogenase, whose amino-acid sequence MTSIAFLGLGNMGGPMSANLVAAGHTVRGFDPVPAAVAAAAGNGVTTFDSAADAVAGADVVITMLPNGELVKRCYADVLPAAKAGALFVDSSTISVNDAREVHALAESHGVSQLDAPVSGGVKGAVAGTLAFMVGGDAAALERARPVLEPMAGKVIHCGAAGAGQAAKVCNNMVLAVQQIAVGEAFVLAEKLGLSAQSLFDVITGATGNCWAVHTNCPVPGPVPTSPANNDFKPGFATALMNKDLGLAMDAVASTGSAAPLGRHAAEIYAKFAADHADKDFSAVIEMLRDG is encoded by the coding sequence ATGACGAGCATCGCGTTTCTCGGCCTGGGCAACATGGGCGGGCCGATGTCGGCGAACCTGGTGGCCGCCGGCCACACCGTGCGCGGGTTCGACCCGGTGCCCGCTGCGGTCGCCGCCGCGGCCGGCAACGGGGTCACGACGTTCGACAGCGCGGCCGACGCGGTGGCCGGCGCCGACGTGGTGATCACCATGCTGCCCAACGGCGAGCTGGTGAAGCGCTGCTACGCCGACGTCTTGCCGGCCGCCAAGGCGGGCGCCCTGTTCGTCGACAGCTCGACGATTTCGGTGAACGACGCCCGCGAGGTGCACGCGCTCGCGGAGTCGCACGGGGTTTCGCAGCTGGACGCGCCCGTCTCGGGCGGGGTGAAGGGCGCCGTCGCCGGGACGCTGGCGTTCATGGTGGGCGGCGACGCCGCCGCCCTGGAGCGCGCCCGGCCCGTGCTGGAACCCATGGCGGGCAAGGTGATTCACTGCGGTGCGGCCGGGGCGGGGCAGGCCGCCAAGGTGTGCAATAACATGGTGCTGGCGGTGCAGCAGATCGCCGTCGGCGAGGCGTTCGTGCTGGCCGAGAAGCTCGGGCTTTCGGCGCAGTCCCTCTTCGACGTCATCACCGGGGCGACCGGCAACTGTTGGGCCGTGCACACCAACTGCCCGGTGCCGGGCCCGGTTCCGACGTCGCCGGCCAACAACGACTTCAAGCCGGGTTTCGCGACCGCGCTGATGAACAAGGACCTGGGCCTGGCCATGGACGCGGTGGCGTCGACGGGCTCGGCGGCGCCGCTGGGCCGGCACGCCGCCGAGATCTACGCCAAATTCGCGGCCGACCACGCCGACAAGGACTTCAGCGCGGTCATCGAGATGCTGCGCGACGGCTGA
- a CDS encoding FtsX-like permease family protein, translating into MAVSATYLVAIFGIFGSITGSVNRLADGIAGVAALEVSGSTDTGFPDTVLADVAAVPGVATAAPMIRTSAATPTGPVLLLGADASTAALGGALKDAVARPVRALSSTPDGVQVGPRVGYAKGQTLQLGSGSVTVTEVLAGKQVADLNGGHYVLAPLALAQSVTGRPGQLDSILITTKPGADAANVRAAVTAAVNGRALVAAPSVRAARAGDGVKLMNYMALLGAAIALVVGAFLIYTTMTMAITQRRPVISMLRAIGGRRVTIVGDMVGEAAVLGLFGGAIGSGLGILAGHTAIGRLPPAITQGLEARVEYWLPGYAIPLALAATAATSVAASAMAARQVYKVAPIEALAPIGASTADVVPRRLRVAAGVGAVAVFAVSIWVVIGQRGTLAFAAMAALLSAEIALGFALSAPIVKGTATAARLSGSFGALAAATIERAPRRVWATVMTVLIGVVTTVVITGTNADMLRSARGVFVPAAGVDVWVSANPPGSYPTDPLPQGLSERLAALPGVGRVTEGASGFAVVGGTRVLLDGFSDGTRDPLFRALDERLRADVLAGRGVVLTQNLGATLHVRVGDPLRLQTPHGPRQTAVLALVPFFSTVIGTVGIDLDHLRAWFDRPAATTLQIAAAPGTDPKRLLTEVRRVVPAPNHVYDGRAALAGLEAPLHQSMFIANAVWVIVVAVAAVALLNTLTLSVLERRREIGVLRAMGSSRRFALRMVLAEAAGIGCVGGVFGLLFGLIDQWLFSLISGDIMNFPVGFRLSPMALAFTAGALAICLLGSLPPARRAARLNIIEAVSVQ; encoded by the coding sequence ATGGCCGTATCCGCAACCTATCTGGTCGCGATCTTCGGGATCTTCGGATCGATCACCGGGTCGGTCAACCGGCTGGCCGACGGGATCGCCGGTGTGGCCGCGCTCGAGGTGTCGGGCAGCACCGACACCGGATTCCCCGACACGGTACTGGCCGACGTGGCCGCGGTCCCCGGCGTCGCCACCGCGGCGCCGATGATCCGAACCTCCGCGGCCACGCCGACGGGTCCGGTGCTGCTGCTCGGCGCGGACGCGAGCACCGCCGCGCTGGGCGGCGCCCTGAAGGACGCGGTCGCGCGACCCGTGCGGGCGCTGTCCTCGACGCCAGACGGCGTGCAGGTCGGGCCGCGGGTCGGCTACGCGAAAGGCCAGACGCTGCAACTGGGTTCGGGCTCGGTCACGGTCACCGAAGTGCTGGCGGGCAAGCAGGTCGCGGACCTCAACGGCGGGCACTACGTGCTTGCGCCGCTCGCGCTGGCGCAGAGCGTCACCGGCCGCCCCGGGCAGCTCGACTCGATACTGATCACCACCAAACCGGGCGCCGATGCGGCCAACGTCCGCGCCGCGGTCACCGCCGCGGTGAACGGCCGAGCCCTGGTCGCCGCCCCGAGCGTTCGGGCGGCCCGCGCCGGCGACGGCGTCAAGCTGATGAACTACATGGCCCTGCTGGGGGCGGCGATCGCGTTGGTGGTCGGCGCGTTCCTCATCTACACGACGATGACCATGGCGATCACCCAGCGCCGGCCGGTCATCTCCATGTTGCGTGCGATCGGCGGCCGGCGCGTCACCATCGTCGGCGACATGGTCGGGGAGGCGGCGGTGCTCGGCCTGTTCGGCGGGGCCATCGGGTCCGGACTGGGAATCCTGGCCGGCCACACCGCGATTGGCCGACTGCCCCCGGCGATCACGCAGGGACTCGAGGCCCGCGTCGAATACTGGTTGCCCGGTTACGCCATCCCGCTGGCCCTCGCGGCCACGGCGGCCACCAGCGTGGCCGCGTCGGCGATGGCCGCGCGGCAGGTGTACAAGGTCGCGCCGATCGAGGCGCTGGCGCCCATCGGGGCGTCGACGGCCGACGTCGTACCGCGCCGGCTGCGCGTCGCCGCCGGGGTGGGCGCCGTCGCGGTATTCGCGGTCTCGATCTGGGTTGTCATCGGCCAACGCGGCACGCTCGCGTTCGCCGCGATGGCCGCCCTGTTGAGCGCCGAGATCGCGCTCGGCTTCGCGCTCAGCGCACCCATCGTCAAGGGCACGGCCACGGCGGCACGCCTGTCCGGATCGTTCGGCGCGCTCGCCGCGGCCACCATCGAACGCGCGCCGCGACGGGTGTGGGCCACGGTGATGACCGTGCTCATTGGGGTGGTCACCACCGTCGTGATCACCGGCACCAACGCCGACATGCTCCGCTCGGCCCGCGGCGTGTTCGTCCCGGCCGCCGGCGTCGACGTGTGGGTCAGCGCGAATCCCCCGGGCAGCTACCCCACCGACCCTCTGCCGCAGGGCCTTTCCGAAAGACTGGCCGCGCTGCCCGGGGTGGGGCGGGTGACCGAGGGCGCGTCCGGGTTCGCCGTCGTCGGCGGCACCCGCGTCCTGCTCGACGGTTTCTCGGACGGAACCCGGGACCCGCTGTTCCGCGCGCTCGACGAACGCCTGCGCGCCGACGTGCTCGCCGGCCGGGGCGTCGTGCTCACCCAGAATCTCGGTGCGACGCTGCACGTCCGCGTTGGCGATCCGCTGCGGCTGCAGACGCCGCACGGCCCGCGGCAGACGGCCGTGCTGGCCCTGGTGCCGTTCTTCTCGACCGTCATCGGCACGGTGGGCATCGATCTCGATCACCTGCGGGCGTGGTTCGACCGCCCGGCCGCGACCACCCTGCAAATCGCCGCGGCCCCGGGGACGGATCCGAAGCGGCTGCTGACCGAGGTCCGCCGGGTGGTGCCGGCGCCCAACCACGTCTACGACGGGCGCGCGGCCCTGGCGGGGCTCGAGGCCCCGCTGCATCAGAGCATGTTCATCGCCAACGCCGTGTGGGTGATCGTCGTCGCCGTGGCCGCCGTCGCGCTGCTCAACACGCTGACGCTCTCGGTGCTCGAACGCCGCCGTGAGATCGGCGTGCTGCGGGCCATGGGCTCCAGCCGCCGGTTCGCCCTGCGCATGGTCCTGGCCGAGGCAGCCGGAATCGGTTGTGTGGGTGGTGTTTTCGGGCTGCTCTTCGGCCTGATCGACCAGTGGCTGTTCAGTCTGATCAGCGGGGACATCATGAATTTTCCGGTCGGCTTCCGCCTGAGCCCGATGGCCCTGGCCTTCACCGCGGGGGCGCTGGCGATCTGCCTGCTCGGCTCGCTGCCACCCGCGCGGCGGGCGGCGCGGCTGAACATCATCGAGGCCGTCAGCGTCCAGTGA
- a CDS encoding 3-oxoacyl-ACP synthase III family protein: MSQPRVSLIDVSTYLPGEPIGADYYAQFAESDDLRENVMFRAPKFRHHVGPNESSIDMIERAAQGLIERHGHDVIEGADVLITHTQVPDMAFYGQGGGIAHRLGMRPSWVLDLNNGGCAAFVLALNVARKLLASGSGHTALIAIAQNAAGQFFDQPTIRRKAQSAVPGDGAAVGLVTLGDRSPILDVECRTYGEYAGEMTLSYDPPRKWWQAGPGEGSIGFTESKITKVLARGNRQVPEVALAVCDRIGLPAKDIDLLVTNQPNRVFLRNWREALELPPERHRDTFDECGNLFGAGIPVNLDRAISDGRLGAGDVIMMAAFAHAGDFAGAAAVRWGGRD; this comes from the coding sequence ATGAGCCAGCCGCGCGTCAGCCTGATCGACGTGTCCACCTATCTGCCCGGCGAGCCGATCGGCGCCGACTACTACGCGCAATTCGCCGAATCCGACGACCTGCGCGAGAACGTCATGTTTCGCGCGCCGAAGTTTCGCCATCACGTCGGGCCAAACGAGAGCTCCATCGACATGATCGAACGCGCGGCCCAGGGGCTGATCGAGCGGCACGGCCACGATGTCATCGAGGGCGCCGACGTGCTGATCACCCACACCCAGGTGCCCGACATGGCTTTCTACGGCCAGGGCGGCGGCATCGCGCACCGGCTGGGCATGCGGCCGTCCTGGGTGCTCGACCTCAACAACGGCGGCTGCGCGGCATTCGTGTTGGCGCTCAACGTGGCTCGCAAACTGCTGGCCTCCGGTTCCGGGCACACCGCGCTGATCGCCATCGCGCAGAACGCGGCCGGCCAATTCTTCGATCAGCCGACCATCCGCCGCAAGGCGCAGTCCGCGGTGCCCGGCGACGGCGCGGCGGTGGGCCTGGTCACGCTGGGCGACCGATCACCCATCCTCGACGTCGAGTGCCGAACCTACGGCGAGTACGCCGGAGAGATGACGCTGTCCTACGACCCGCCCCGCAAGTGGTGGCAGGCCGGGCCGGGGGAGGGCAGCATCGGCTTCACCGAAAGCAAGATCACCAAGGTGCTGGCCCGTGGCAACCGGCAGGTCCCCGAGGTGGCGCTGGCGGTCTGCGACCGGATCGGGCTGCCCGCCAAGGACATCGACCTGTTGGTCACCAACCAGCCGAACCGCGTGTTCCTGCGCAACTGGCGTGAGGCGCTCGAGTTGCCCCCCGAACGGCATCGAGACACCTTCGACGAGTGCGGCAATCTGTTCGGCGCCGGGATCCCGGTCAACCTGGACCGTGCGATCTCCGACGGTCGCCTCGGGGCCGGTGACGTCATCATGATGGCGGCGTTCGCCCATGCCGGCGACTTCGCCGGCGCGGCGGCGGTGCGCTGGGGCGGGCGGGACTGA
- a CDS encoding SRPBCC family protein, producing MSLPALEDISIPLDGVVRIETSPREHATPIIMEMMRSVYPHDQVFGQYCTVNDYVACPPDELYEYMADTRSLEEWTYSLRGFTTTDEPGLWRAYDRLGSETEIYTRTIANPAARTVDYHCAWDQGKHLWMVYLMRVVDAQVVLDKPGSVVLWTNCHHPFYDHNPYPETAPSQRPVWVGDFWDMFGAGHALELQNLKAIAEYRHRNGLPVTPKWMR from the coding sequence ATGTCGCTGCCAGCGCTTGAGGATATCTCCATCCCCCTCGACGGGGTGGTCCGCATCGAAACCAGCCCACGGGAGCACGCCACCCCGATCATCATGGAGATGATGCGGTCGGTGTACCCGCACGACCAGGTCTTCGGACAGTACTGCACGGTCAACGATTACGTCGCCTGCCCGCCCGACGAGCTCTACGAGTACATGGCCGACACCCGCAGCCTCGAGGAGTGGACCTACAGCCTGCGCGGGTTCACGACCACCGACGAGCCGGGACTGTGGCGGGCCTACGACCGGCTGGGTTCGGAGACCGAGATCTACACGCGGACCATCGCCAACCCTGCGGCGCGGACGGTCGACTACCACTGCGCGTGGGATCAGGGCAAGCACCTGTGGATGGTCTATCTGATGCGCGTCGTCGACGCACAGGTCGTCCTCGACAAGCCGGGATCGGTTGTGCTGTGGACCAATTGCCATCACCCGTTCTACGACCACAACCCGTATCCGGAGACCGCCCCGTCGCAGCGCCCGGTGTGGGTGGGCGACTTCTGGGACATGTTCGGCGCCGGGCACGCGCTGGAGCTGCAGAACCTCAAGGCGATAGCCGAATACCGGCACCGCAACGGCCTGCCGGTGACGCCGAAATGGATGAGGTAG
- a CDS encoding ABC transporter ATP-binding protein — protein MTIELRDVVREYRVGGQPVRALDGISLRLEYGQFVSVVGPSGAGKSTLLHLLGALDSPDAGSITFDGEEIGRLGDEEQSRFRHHRVGFIFQFFNLLPTLSAWENVAVPKLLDGVRLGRARPDAIRLLDRVGLGNRTEHRPAELSGGQMQRVAVARALMMDPPLILADEPTGNLDSTTGAAILRLLAGVAHEDGRGRLVVMVTHNAEAAAATDRVITLQDGRVGSDVPAVPA, from the coding sequence ATGACCATCGAACTGCGCGACGTGGTGCGCGAGTACCGGGTGGGTGGTCAACCGGTCCGCGCGCTCGACGGGATCAGCCTGCGCCTCGAGTACGGTCAATTCGTGTCGGTGGTCGGCCCCTCCGGTGCGGGTAAGAGCACGTTGCTGCATCTGCTCGGCGCGCTGGACTCCCCGGATGCCGGCTCGATCACGTTCGACGGCGAGGAGATCGGCCGCCTGGGCGACGAAGAGCAGTCGCGGTTCCGCCATCACCGGGTGGGCTTCATCTTTCAGTTCTTCAACCTGCTGCCGACGCTGTCGGCCTGGGAGAACGTCGCGGTGCCCAAGTTGCTCGACGGTGTCCGGCTGGGCAGGGCCAGACCGGATGCGATCCGGTTGCTGGACCGCGTCGGCCTGGGCAACCGGACCGAGCATCGGCCTGCGGAGCTGTCCGGCGGCCAGATGCAGCGGGTGGCGGTGGCGCGCGCGCTGATGATGGACCCGCCGCTCATCCTCGCCGACGAGCCCACCGGCAACCTCGACTCGACGACGGGCGCCGCGATCCTGCGGCTGCTCGCCGGGGTGGCGCACGAGGACGGCCGCGGCCGGCTGGTGGTGATGGTGACCCACAACGCGGAGGCCGCCGCGGCGACCGATCGGGTGATCACGCTGCAGGACGGGCGGGTCGGTTCCGACGTACCGGCGGTCCCCGCGTGA
- a CDS encoding NAD(P)/FAD-dependent oxidoreductase encodes MAGGRSLRALVVGAGVGGISVARGLLRDGHDVTVFERRPEVRAAGGAVTIWSNGETVLRQLGVDMDGAGQLLSTVRAVTSTGRPLATLDVAAMANRLGAPVRMVPRRVLLERLLDGFPGDRIRCDCRAIGLAATRDGVRIEFDDGSSAEGDLVIGADGLHSMVRDSVGAREAKPTGWCSWQGLISLGEIRDRDTALMVIGERGNLGLWPAGGSDVQWWFDLPWSYGFVRPQRPIETIRCHFTGWSDAVDRVLAVLTDDDLAHSPYPHFRHPIPPAGRGPVTLVGDAAHTMPPTLAQGTNQALLDTMVLCKSLSDLASDASNGAVSGALRRYEKTRRRKVMAVSRVASLPVSHGEVVLRPAALIPDRLQARALTTFLLWTSHRRMSAEIDRELGAATASRTSP; translated from the coding sequence GTGGCTGGCGGACGCTCCCTTCGGGCCCTGGTGGTGGGCGCCGGGGTGGGCGGCATCTCCGTCGCCCGGGGGTTGTTGCGCGACGGGCACGACGTCACGGTCTTCGAGCGGCGACCCGAGGTGCGGGCGGCCGGCGGTGCGGTGACGATCTGGTCCAACGGCGAGACGGTGCTCCGGCAGCTGGGCGTCGACATGGACGGGGCCGGTCAGCTGCTGTCCACCGTGCGGGCCGTGACCTCCACGGGCCGTCCGCTCGCCACGCTGGACGTGGCCGCGATGGCGAATCGGCTCGGCGCACCGGTCCGGATGGTTCCGCGCCGGGTGCTCCTGGAGCGGTTGCTGGACGGCTTTCCGGGCGACCGGATCCGATGCGACTGCCGCGCAATCGGATTGGCCGCAACGCGCGACGGCGTGCGGATCGAGTTCGACGACGGCAGCTCGGCCGAGGGCGACCTGGTGATCGGCGCCGACGGCCTGCATTCGATGGTCCGCGACAGTGTCGGCGCTCGGGAGGCCAAGCCCACCGGCTGGTGCAGTTGGCAGGGGCTGATCAGCCTTGGGGAGATCCGGGACAGGGACACCGCGCTCATGGTCATCGGCGAGCGGGGAAACCTCGGCCTGTGGCCGGCCGGGGGCTCCGATGTGCAGTGGTGGTTCGACCTGCCGTGGTCGTACGGCTTCGTGCGCCCGCAGCGTCCGATCGAGACGATCCGGTGCCATTTCACCGGGTGGTCCGACGCCGTCGACCGGGTGCTGGCGGTCCTGACCGACGACGACCTGGCGCACTCGCCGTATCCCCATTTCCGGCATCCGATACCGCCCGCGGGCCGCGGCCCGGTCACGTTGGTCGGCGATGCCGCCCACACGATGCCGCCGACCCTGGCGCAGGGGACCAACCAGGCCCTGCTCGACACCATGGTGCTGTGCAAGTCGCTGTCGGATCTGGCGAGCGACGCCTCCAACGGCGCTGTGTCGGGCGCGCTGCGCAGGTATGAGAAGACCCGCCGGCGCAAGGTGATGGCCGTGTCCCGGGTGGCGTCGCTGCCGGTTTCGCACGGTGAGGTCGTGCTGCGACCGGCCGCACTGATCCCCGACCGGCTGCAGGCCCGCGCCCTCACCACGTTTCTGCTGTGGACGAGCCACCGCCGGATGTCCGCGGAGATCGACCGGGAATTGGGGGCAGCGACGGCAAGCCGAACCAGCCCGTGA
- a CDS encoding DUF4389 domain-containing protein: protein MRGDFDAPSRWLWLLKWCVLAVPHYPILIGLYLVYPLSTVVAGVAILSTGRYPRPIFDFNVGVLRWSWRVMNFRFPMNSTDRYPPFTFASRPDYPGDLQVDYPERLKRWAVPVKWLLAIPHILLCWSMEPLLQLLCVIAAVTLLCTGAIPAGMFDLLLGIVRWRYRVAVYVSLMRDEYPPFRMDLGAR from the coding sequence GTGCGAGGCGATTTCGACGCCCCGTCACGCTGGCTCTGGCTGTTGAAGTGGTGCGTGCTCGCCGTCCCGCACTACCCGATCCTGATCGGGCTGTACCTGGTCTACCCGCTGTCGACCGTGGTCGCGGGCGTCGCCATCTTGTCCACCGGGCGGTATCCGCGGCCGATATTCGACTTCAACGTCGGTGTGCTGCGCTGGTCGTGGCGGGTCATGAATTTCAGGTTCCCGATGAACAGCACGGACAGGTATCCGCCTTTCACGTTCGCGTCGCGGCCCGACTACCCGGGTGATCTGCAGGTCGACTATCCGGAGCGGCTGAAGAGGTGGGCCGTGCCGGTGAAGTGGCTGTTGGCCATCCCGCACATCCTGCTCTGCTGGTCGATGGAGCCGCTGCTGCAGCTGCTGTGCGTGATCGCCGCGGTGACGTTGTTGTGCACCGGGGCCATCCCGGCGGGCATGTTCGACCTGCTGCTGGGCATCGTGCGTTGGCGCTACCGGGTGGCCGTGTACGTGTCCCTGATGCGCGACGAATATCCACCGTTCCGAATGGATCTGGGTGCTCGGTGA